A window from Dromaius novaehollandiae isolate bDroNov1 chromosome 1, bDroNov1.hap1, whole genome shotgun sequence encodes these proteins:
- the LOC112992410 gene encoding granulocyte-macrophage colony-stimulating factor receptor subunit alpha-like translates to MVAPLGLIFMIRWMLLFASVCDGWQCTDLEMPDSPIRNLTLNQRKMELSWVSSMNFTEYSCSVNASGSMAKKKVRDTTCVFQRSIAPPLHNGASFTVTAVKINTTYSSICTFIPQGMPGTAIKNFSCVIYNVSLMNCTWHEGRDAPGDTQYFLYWQNSREEEEKECELYVKDENGRHMGCHFQNVTIKDTITYFVVNGSSKDSLIQFYDQYIDLYTIEKLPPPLNVTANCGGIQKDCIIQWQRPQISHSSKDRCFIYEVDIKHKANPEEKTKDTYITERKKNYTFQNFNKKKRYLLKIRAAGNGCLVNTAWGEWSAPVKFGNEEVISPSVLVLLLIAVATLLAAILTIFFCKRTGYWKAAFPQIPEPKNAFRVLPDTTLETECKMQSITPDTEEIILVAEVMK, encoded by the exons ATGGTTGCTCCTCTTGGGCTCATCTTCATGATCCGATGGATGCTGCTGTTTGCTTCAGTGTGTGATGGCTGGCAATGCACAGACT TGGAGATGCCAGACTCCCCTATTAGAAATTTGACACTGAATCAGAGGAAAATGGAACTGAGCTGGGTGAGCAGCATGAATTTCACTGAGTATTCATGTTCTGTGAATGCAAGTGGTAGCATggcaaagaaaaag GTGAGGGATACAACCTGCGTGTTTCAAAGAAGTATAGCACCTCCTCTACATAACGGTGCAAGCTTTACAGTTACAGCAGTGAAGATCAACACTACATATTCAAGCATATGCACATTTATTCCACAAG GTATGCCTGGGACAGCCATTAAAAATTTCTCCTGTGTGATTTACAATGTTTCCCTCATGAACTGCACTTGGCATGAGGGCAGGGATGCTCCAGGTGATACCCAATACTTTCTCTACTGGCAGAACTCAAG agaagaagaagagaaggaatgTGAGCTTTATGTTAAAGATGAAAATGGGAGACACATGGGATGTCACTTCCAAAATGTGACGATAAAAGATACAATTACTTACTTCGTGGTGAATGGGTCTAGCAAAGACTCCCTGATCCAGTTCTATGATCAGTACATTGACCTGTATACAATTG AAAAGCTCCCCCCCCCATTAAATGTCACTGCCAACTGTGGTGGAATTCAAAAAGATTGCATAATTCAATGGCAACGACCCCAAATAAGTCATTCAAGCAAAGACAGGTGTTTTATATATGAAGTTGACATAAAGCATAAG GCTAATCCTGAGGAAAAGACCAAAGATACTTATATAACA gaaagaaaaaagaactacaCATTTCAAAATTTCAATAAGAAAAAGAGGTACCTTCTGAAAATCAGAGCAGCTGGCAATGGCTGTCTTGTAAACACAGCCTGGGGGGAGTGGAGTGCACCTGTTAAGTTTG GAAATGAAGAAGTTATTTCTCCTTCAGTATTGGTCTTACTTCTGATTGCAGTTGCAACACTCTTAGCAGCAATCCtcacaatttttttctgcaaaag GACTGGCTATTGGAAAGCAGCATTTCCACAAATCCCAGAGCCTAAAAATGCATTTCGTGTACTGCCTGATACAACTCTAGAg